The proteins below are encoded in one region of Paenibacillus sp. YYML68:
- the ylbJ gene encoding sporulation integral membrane protein YlbJ produces MRMNPALPLAALTAALLAGLMLVFPQPSLEAAVKGIAIWWDVLFPALFPFFVISEMMLGIGIVHFFGTLLDPMMRPLFRVPGIGGFVMAMGFASGYPIGARLTSQLWDQRLVTREEGERLVAFTTSSDPIFLIGAVSVGFFHDVQLAVVLATAHYGSAILLGLLMRFHGGKHAASTQYQQKALSTRATAIDQKPIWQRAFEAMHEARLKDGRTLGVMLTQALSSALQLVFVIGGLVVFFSVVMEIMSSSGVMAIFYAAVQTMLQTVGIPPGLSEAVVNGFFEVTLGAKAAGSAAGLPLVYKAAIAAWVLSWAGLSVHAQIVSVLHSTPLRYGPFLAARIIHGLLAAVLVLVLWEPLAHTAARLEPLATLARIDMTESAETWLRFTWPSIGWTFSVCLAVMLAISSCILFIRACMNRLRT; encoded by the coding sequence ATGCGCATGAATCCCGCCCTGCCGCTGGCTGCGCTGACTGCCGCTTTGCTCGCCGGCTTGATGCTGGTGTTCCCTCAGCCCTCGCTTGAAGCCGCGGTCAAAGGCATTGCCATCTGGTGGGATGTGCTGTTTCCTGCGCTGTTTCCGTTCTTCGTCATATCGGAAATGATGCTCGGCATCGGTATCGTTCACTTCTTCGGAACATTGCTCGACCCAATGATGCGCCCGCTGTTCCGCGTGCCCGGCATCGGCGGCTTCGTCATGGCGATGGGCTTCGCCTCCGGCTATCCGATCGGGGCCCGCCTCACCTCTCAGCTGTGGGATCAGCGCCTAGTGACTCGCGAGGAGGGGGAGCGTCTAGTCGCCTTCACCACGAGCTCCGACCCGATCTTCCTGATCGGTGCGGTGTCGGTCGGCTTCTTCCATGATGTGCAGCTGGCGGTAGTGCTCGCCACGGCACATTACGGGTCGGCCATATTGCTCGGTCTCTTGATGCGATTCCATGGCGGCAAGCATGCAGCTAGCACGCAATACCAGCAGAAGGCCCTCAGCACGAGGGCTACTGCCATCGATCAGAAGCCGATCTGGCAGCGGGCATTCGAAGCGATGCATGAAGCGCGGCTCAAGGACGGACGCACGCTCGGCGTCATGCTGACACAGGCGCTCTCCTCGGCGCTCCAGCTCGTATTCGTTATTGGCGGACTCGTCGTCTTCTTCTCGGTCGTCATGGAGATCATGTCATCATCAGGCGTCATGGCCATCTTCTATGCAGCTGTACAGACGATGCTGCAGACAGTCGGAATACCGCCTGGGCTGTCTGAGGCTGTCGTCAACGGCTTCTTCGAGGTGACACTCGGCGCGAAGGCTGCAGGCAGTGCAGCAGGACTTCCGCTTGTGTATAAAGCAGCAATCGCCGCATGGGTGCTGTCGTGGGCAGGCTTATCGGTGCATGCGCAAATTGTTAGCGTGCTGCACAGCACCCCGCTCCGCTACGGCCCATTCCTCGCAGCGAGAATCATTCACGGGCTGCTTGCTGCGGTGCTCGTGCTTGTACTGTGGGAGCCGCTGGCCCACACGGCGGCCAGACTGGAGCCGCTCGCCACGCTAGCCCGCATCGATATGACAGAATCGGCAGAGACGTGGCTGCGCTTCACCTGGCCCAGCATCGGCTGGACCTTCAGCGTCTGCCTTGCCGTCATGCTGGCGATTTCCAGCTGCATCTTGTTCATACGCGCATGTATGAACCGCCTCCGAACATAG
- a CDS encoding DUF2225 domain-containing protein produces the protein MVEPLFQAKVECPQCEYEFVSSRVRPSFKKTIKSDTDFCMHYKDINPNYYVVRLCPACGFASTENSKSRLTEANKQTYRRKLGDRFVYTKDYGVERTWDDALHVFKLALVCAQTVDDDPRVLAGLLHHIAWLYRYKGDTVQEKRFLQYALDEYLRSFEREASETSNARLMYMMGELHRRLEQYKEAVKWFTRVINDKRIMDAGMIRACREQWQHLREEMAEKKLELVTEEETPGQT, from the coding sequence ATGGTGGAACCGCTGTTTCAGGCGAAGGTAGAGTGTCCACAGTGTGAATATGAGTTCGTATCATCGCGGGTGCGACCAAGCTTCAAGAAGACGATCAAGTCGGACACGGACTTCTGCATGCATTATAAAGATATTAATCCGAATTACTACGTCGTTCGTCTATGTCCGGCCTGCGGCTTCGCCAGCACGGAGAATTCGAAGAGCAGGCTGACCGAAGCGAACAAGCAGACGTATCGCCGGAAGCTCGGCGACCGCTTCGTGTACACGAAGGATTACGGCGTCGAACGGACATGGGACGATGCGCTGCATGTATTCAAGCTTGCGCTCGTGTGCGCTCAGACGGTCGATGACGATCCGCGCGTGCTGGCCGGGCTGCTGCATCACATCGCTTGGCTGTACCGGTATAAGGGCGATACGGTGCAGGAGAAGCGGTTTTTGCAATATGCGCTGGATGAATATTTGCGTTCGTTCGAGCGGGAGGCTTCAGAGACGAGCAATGCGCGGCTGATGTATATGATGGGAGAGCTTCACCGTCGGCTGGAGCAGTACAAGGAAGCCGTCAAGTGGTTCACGCGCGTCATTAACGATAAGCGAATTATGGATGCGGGTATGATTCGGGCATGCCGGGAGCAATGGCAGCATCTGCGTGAGGAGATGGCGGAGAAGAAGCTGGAGCTCGTGACCGAGGAAGAGACGCCGGGACAGACGTAG
- a CDS encoding globin — MEEKEPITFYQALGEEAGIRRLVEAFYPRVQAHPLLGPLFPQDIRPVIDKQYMFLSQFFGGPALYSEQYGHPMMRARHLAFPVTEARAEAWLACMQEAMEEVGMPGAVRLAALDRLRGPAYHFINS, encoded by the coding sequence ATGGAAGAGAAGGAGCCGATTACCTTTTATCAAGCGCTGGGGGAGGAAGCAGGTATTCGCCGTCTAGTTGAGGCGTTCTACCCAAGGGTGCAGGCTCATCCGCTGCTAGGGCCGCTTTTTCCACAAGATATACGCCCCGTCATCGATAAGCAGTACATGTTTCTGAGTCAATTTTTCGGTGGACCGGCGTTATATTCGGAGCAATATGGACATCCGATGATGCGGGCGCGCCACTTGGCATTCCCGGTGACAGAAGCACGCGCTGAGGCGTGGCTCGCTTGCATGCAGGAAGCGATGGAGGAGGTCGGGATGCCTGGGGCGGTTCGGCTGGCGGCGCTGGACCGGCTTCGAGGGCCGGCTTATCATTTTATTAATAGTTAG
- a CDS encoding YycC family protein, translating into MRPLQISPETAQKLAKQLNVPLEHLLHMPQHILLQKLAELAKTEAATEADKADTAAPSKE; encoded by the coding sequence GTGAGACCATTACAAATATCGCCGGAAACAGCCCAGAAGCTGGCCAAGCAGCTCAACGTACCACTGGAGCATCTGCTTCACATGCCGCAGCACATCTTACTCCAGAAGCTGGCAGAGCTCGCCAAGACCGAAGCAGCCACTGAAGCCGACAAGGCAGACACCGCGGCACCGAGCAAGGAGTAA
- a CDS encoding M3 family oligoendopeptidase, translating into MKHPLPQTWNVDRFFEGGSGSASFAQYLRELEGKLAMLEGQLASLQPPTTAAESVSLLPIIELLQQCALALREADSFTACLAAENQSDKAAIVLSGKVKSIGAAYATVLTTFDDRLTKLSDEAWQALLALPELADVTYPLEERRLLAADKLPPEQEALINELAVDGYHGWGELYNTTVSKFRVAIEENGETVQLSAGQAANRMHSSDRTVRQRIFHQWEKEWSEHADYCADALNHLGGFRLKLYERRGWDDILKEPLSINRMSRETLDTMWRVIEGGKDVFLRYMERKARLLGLEQLSWYDVEAPVGEGVQTFTYDEGAKLIVEQFRRFSPRMAQFAEEAFENGWIEAEDRAGKRPGGFCTSFPVAEETRIFMTYAGTASNVATLAHELGHGYHQHVMNDLPALAQEYAMNVAETASTFAEMIVADAAVKAAASEQERLTLLEDKIQRSVAFYMNIHARFLFETRFYEERRNGLVSVERLNELMTEAQREAFCGSLDEYHPHFWASKLHFYITEVPFYNFPYTFGYMFSTGLYAEALRRGEAFEEQYVALLRDTGRMTVEELALKHLGVDLRQPQFWQQALDLSIEDVEQFLQLTE; encoded by the coding sequence ATGAAGCACCCTTTGCCTCAAACGTGGAATGTGGATCGTTTCTTTGAAGGGGGGAGCGGCTCCGCGTCGTTCGCCCAGTATTTGCGGGAGCTGGAAGGAAAATTAGCCATGCTGGAGGGGCAGCTTGCGAGTCTGCAGCCGCCTACGACTGCCGCGGAGTCCGTAAGCCTGCTGCCGATCATCGAGCTGCTCCAGCAATGCGCGCTCGCCTTGAGAGAGGCCGATTCGTTCACCGCTTGTCTTGCTGCGGAGAATCAGAGCGACAAGGCGGCGATTGTATTATCGGGCAAGGTGAAATCGATTGGAGCCGCCTACGCGACCGTGCTGACGACCTTCGATGATAGATTGACGAAGCTGAGCGATGAAGCGTGGCAGGCGCTGCTGGCACTGCCGGAGCTTGCTGACGTTACGTACCCGCTGGAGGAGCGGAGACTGCTCGCAGCGGATAAGCTGCCTCCGGAGCAGGAGGCGCTGATCAATGAGCTGGCCGTAGACGGGTATCACGGCTGGGGAGAGCTGTACAATACGACGGTCAGCAAGTTCCGAGTGGCGATCGAGGAGAATGGGGAGACGGTACAGCTATCGGCTGGTCAGGCGGCGAACCGGATGCACAGCTCCGACCGGACGGTGAGGCAGCGTATTTTTCACCAGTGGGAGAAGGAGTGGTCGGAGCATGCCGATTATTGTGCAGATGCGCTGAATCATCTGGGCGGCTTCCGGCTGAAGCTGTACGAGCGTCGGGGCTGGGACGACATATTGAAGGAGCCGCTGTCGATCAACCGGATGTCTAGAGAGACGCTGGATACGATGTGGCGCGTCATCGAGGGCGGGAAGGACGTCTTCCTTCGGTATATGGAGCGGAAGGCGCGTCTGTTGGGTCTGGAGCAGCTGAGCTGGTACGACGTGGAGGCGCCGGTAGGGGAAGGCGTCCAGACGTTCACCTATGACGAAGGGGCGAAGCTCATCGTCGAGCAATTCCGGCGGTTCAGTCCGCGGATGGCTCAATTCGCCGAGGAGGCATTCGAGAACGGCTGGATTGAAGCCGAGGATCGGGCGGGCAAGCGTCCGGGCGGCTTCTGCACGTCGTTCCCGGTTGCCGAGGAGACACGCATCTTCATGACGTATGCGGGCACCGCCTCCAACGTAGCGACGCTCGCCCATGAGCTTGGACACGGCTACCATCAGCACGTGATGAACGACTTGCCTGCATTGGCGCAAGAGTACGCGATGAATGTGGCGGAGACGGCTTCTACGTTCGCGGAGATGATCGTCGCGGATGCAGCCGTGAAGGCAGCTGCGAGCGAGCAGGAACGATTGACGCTGCTAGAGGATAAGATTCAGCGCTCTGTCGCGTTCTATATGAACATCCACGCCCGGTTTTTGTTCGAGACGCGGTTTTACGAGGAGCGGCGGAACGGTCTTGTGTCCGTTGAGCGTCTGAACGAGCTGATGACCGAGGCGCAGCGCGAGGCGTTCTGCGGCAGTCTGGATGAGTACCATCCTCATTTTTGGGCGTCGAAGCTGCATTTCTATATTACCGAGGTACCGTTCTATAATTTCCCATACACGTTCGGATACATGTTCTCGACAGGGCTATATGCCGAGGCGCTGCGCCGCGGCGAGGCGTTCGAGGAGCAGTATGTGGCGCTATTGCGTGATACGGGGCGGATGACGGTGGAGGAGCTTGCGCTGAAGCATCTGGGCGTCGATCTTCGTCAGCCGCAGTTTTGGCAGCAGGCGCTGGACCTGTCGATTGAGGATGTGGAGCAGTTTTTGCAGCTGACGGAGTAA